The proteins below are encoded in one region of Streptomyces roseirectus:
- a CDS encoding ATP-binding protein has translation MVSAQSPAPYPTGRERPFARVLLPPAILMTAVSGAAVALVPRSARIAVGVCGAVATVLVVMTAVEVVRRGRRLRELRADTERRTAALERRIDRYAELNLRVAEDHVPTAVKVLQAGNSPREVLQLMPDIDPTFRDLDRAQVGVVTSILNVVEHQENLRDSALRSYTSVARRIQAIVHQQNDELLEMEYDHGNNPHVFDDLLRIDHGTAMIGRLADSVGVIGGGRPSRQWPKPVPLYSVLRGGMSRILEYPRIKLESIAKVNIRGISVEPVIHACAELMDNATRFSPPASKVHVNAIEVQTGIAIEIEDAGVSLSEEGRARVERILEDAKRGEDIHDEGGAPRLGLAVVGRLCTTFNMQCSLRVSAYGGVRAVLIVPSEMLTEGPETIYAHGIGAGATPTLDLGGIKGPERKPKKRRPTSPRLPEGVSMQEEPPEVTEWTAEGLPQRRSKAVVSIVDSYPQAYARQLAEEAAEKAAARGEPVPVDPEEEMWAEAAARVLAKPAPSGPAPGLGFEAFWAGLKDNTPEGVHPTDFTRNPTAYLHLIDDEAEAPAGAGDEGDPT, from the coding sequence ATGGTGAGTGCTCAGTCCCCGGCGCCGTACCCGACCGGGCGTGAACGCCCCTTCGCACGGGTGCTGTTGCCCCCCGCGATACTGATGACCGCGGTGAGCGGTGCGGCTGTCGCGCTGGTGCCGCGGTCGGCTCGGATCGCGGTCGGCGTGTGCGGGGCCGTCGCCACGGTGCTGGTCGTGATGACGGCCGTCGAAGTGGTCCGGCGCGGCCGCCGGCTGCGTGAGCTGCGCGCCGACACGGAGCGCCGCACGGCCGCCCTTGAGCGCCGTATCGACCGGTACGCGGAGCTGAACCTGAGGGTCGCCGAGGACCACGTGCCGACGGCGGTGAAGGTGCTTCAGGCGGGCAACTCCCCCCGCGAAGTACTCCAGTTGATGCCGGACATCGACCCGACCTTCCGCGATCTGGACCGCGCCCAGGTCGGCGTCGTCACCAGCATCCTGAACGTCGTCGAGCACCAGGAGAACCTGCGTGACTCGGCGCTGCGCTCGTACACCTCCGTCGCCCGGCGCATCCAGGCGATCGTGCACCAGCAGAACGACGAACTGCTGGAGATGGAGTACGACCACGGCAACAACCCGCACGTCTTCGACGACCTCCTGCGCATCGACCACGGCACGGCGATGATCGGCCGTCTCGCGGACTCCGTCGGCGTCATCGGCGGCGGCCGGCCAAGCCGCCAGTGGCCCAAGCCGGTCCCCCTCTACAGCGTGCTGCGCGGCGGCATGTCCCGGATCCTGGAGTACCCGCGGATCAAGCTCGAGTCGATCGCCAAGGTCAACATCCGCGGCATCTCCGTCGAGCCGGTCATCCACGCCTGCGCCGAACTCATGGACAACGCCACCCGGTTCTCACCCCCGGCGAGCAAGGTCCACGTCAACGCGATCGAGGTGCAGACCGGCATCGCCATCGAGATCGAGGACGCCGGCGTCAGCCTCAGCGAGGAGGGCCGCGCCCGCGTCGAACGGATCCTGGAGGACGCCAAGCGCGGCGAGGACATCCACGACGAGGGCGGCGCCCCGCGCCTGGGCCTGGCCGTCGTGGGCCGGCTGTGCACGACGTTCAACATGCAGTGCTCGCTGCGGGTCTCGGCGTACGGCGGGGTCCGCGCCGTCCTGATCGTGCCCAGCGAGATGCTGACCGAGGGCCCGGAGACGATCTACGCGCACGGCATCGGCGCCGGCGCCACCCCCACCCTCGACCTCGGCGGCATCAAGGGCCCCGAGCGCAAACCCAAGAAACGCCGGCCCACCAGCCCGCGCCTGCCGGAGGGCGTGTCCATGCAGGAGGAGCCGCCCGAGGTCACCGAGTGGACCGCCGAAGGGCTGCCGCAGCGGCGCAGCAAGGCCGTCGTCTCCATCGTCGACTCCTACCCCCAGGCGTATGCCCGCCAGCTCGCCGAGGAGGCCGCCGAGAAGGCCGCCGCGCGCGGCGAGCCGGTGCCGGTCGACCCGGAGGAGGAGATGTGGGCCGAGGCCGCCGCGCGCGTGCTGGCCAAGCCCGCCCCGTCCGGACCCGCGCCCGGCCTCGGCTTCGAGGCGTTCTGGGCGGGCCTGAAGGACAACACGCCCGAGGGCGTCCACCCCACCGACTTCACCCGCAATCCCACCGCATACCTGCACCTGATCGACGACGAGGCCGAGGCCCCCGCCGGGGCCGGCGACGAAGGGGACCCCACGTGA
- a CDS encoding amino acid permease translates to MTTSPLPDVLDTPPADSLAEFGYRQELHRSLGRYASFAAGFSFISVLTTVFQFFAFGYAFGGPVFFWAWPVVLLGQLAVAACFAELAARYPISGAIYQWSSRLSTPAFGWFAGWIMVIGQIVVVAAAALALQMVLPALWTGFQLIGTDPAPTSADGAANAALLGVLLLVLTTLVNVLDNRVMSVVNRVGVTAEIIGAVLIVVLLLTHSERTPTITFHTQGALQDGLLGALLVGSFTAAYVMIGFDSAGEMSEETHHPRRTAPRTILTALTAAGVLGGLIVLAGLLAAPSLTDGRLATDGLSYVLTSSLGDGVGKALLADVVVAVAVATLAIQTSASRMLFSMARDGRLPLADRLARVHPRTGMPTAPALTVGILAAALLLLNFASPEAFLAIGTTCIVMLYLAYAMVTGPLLLRRLRGGWGRPDGTDETGAPLFSLGRWGLPLNILAVLYGVLMAVNLAWPRAAVYDPAGGHWYFQWFTVLFLGATVLLGAAYRARVKR, encoded by the coding sequence GTGACGACCTCCCCGCTCCCCGACGTCCTCGACACTCCCCCCGCCGATTCCCTGGCCGAGTTCGGCTACCGCCAGGAACTCCACCGCAGCCTCGGCCGGTACGCCTCCTTCGCCGCCGGCTTCTCCTTCATCTCCGTCCTCACCACCGTCTTCCAGTTCTTCGCCTTCGGGTACGCGTTCGGCGGCCCCGTCTTCTTCTGGGCCTGGCCGGTGGTGCTGCTCGGGCAGCTCGCGGTGGCCGCGTGCTTCGCCGAACTCGCCGCCCGCTACCCGATATCCGGGGCGATCTACCAGTGGTCGTCCCGGCTGTCCACGCCCGCGTTCGGCTGGTTCGCGGGCTGGATCATGGTGATCGGGCAGATCGTGGTCGTCGCCGCCGCGGCCCTCGCCCTCCAGATGGTGCTGCCCGCGCTGTGGACGGGCTTCCAGCTGATCGGCACCGACCCCGCGCCCACGTCCGCCGACGGCGCGGCCAACGCCGCCCTGCTCGGCGTCCTCCTGCTGGTGCTCACGACCCTGGTCAACGTCCTCGACAACCGGGTCATGTCCGTGGTCAACCGCGTCGGCGTCACCGCCGAGATCATCGGCGCCGTCCTCATCGTCGTCCTCCTGCTCACCCACTCCGAACGCACCCCGACGATCACCTTCCACACCCAAGGCGCCCTCCAGGACGGGCTGTTGGGGGCGCTGCTCGTCGGGTCCTTCACCGCCGCGTACGTCATGATCGGGTTCGACAGCGCGGGGGAGATGAGCGAGGAGACCCACCACCCCCGGCGCACCGCGCCGCGCACGATCCTGACGGCGCTGACGGCCGCGGGGGTCCTGGGCGGCCTGATCGTCCTCGCCGGGCTCCTCGCCGCGCCCAGCCTCACGGACGGCCGGCTCGCCACGGACGGGCTGAGCTACGTCCTCACGAGCAGCCTCGGCGACGGTGTCGGCAAGGCCCTGCTCGCGGACGTCGTCGTCGCCGTCGCCGTCGCCACCCTCGCGATCCAGACGTCCGCCTCCCGGATGCTGTTCTCCATGGCCCGCGACGGCCGTCTCCCGCTGGCCGACCGCCTCGCCCGGGTCCACCCGCGCACCGGCATGCCGACCGCCCCCGCCCTCACCGTCGGCATCCTCGCCGCCGCGCTGCTCCTGCTCAACTTCGCCTCCCCCGAGGCGTTCCTCGCGATCGGCACGACCTGCATCGTCATGCTGTACCTCGCGTACGCGATGGTCACCGGACCGCTCCTGCTGCGCCGCCTGCGCGGCGGCTGGGGACGCCCCGACGGCACCGACGAGACCGGCGCGCCCCTCTTCTCCCTGGGCCGCTGGGGCCTGCCCCTCAACATCCTCGCGGTGCTCTACGGCGTCCTCATGGCCGTCAACCTCGCCTGGCCCCGCGCGGCCGTGTACGACCCGGCGGGCGGGCACTGGTACTTCCAGTGGTTCACGGTGCTGTTCCTGGGCGCGACGGTGCTGTTGGGCGCCGCGTACCGGGCTCGCGTCAAGCGCTGA
- a CDS encoding GNAT family N-acetyltransferase has product MPYLTSPVLLPGVLAARPQPRLVAPGGLLLRPFHEGDVPAVYAAFQDPVMHQWHARAAGSVGEVEGWVDEWRGQWAGEENAQWAVADADSDALLGRVALREIVLGDGLAEMAYWTVPAARGRGVAARAAAVLSDWALDDVGFHRLELLHATGNPASCGVARNAGFAAEGTKRSAVLHADGWHDMHLHARVKGDPVSA; this is encoded by the coding sequence ATGCCCTACCTCACCTCCCCCGTCCTGCTCCCCGGTGTTCTCGCGGCGCGTCCGCAGCCCAGGCTCGTGGCTCCTGGTGGTCTGTTGTTGCGGCCGTTTCATGAGGGGGATGTGCCTGCGGTGTATGCCGCGTTCCAGGATCCGGTGATGCATCAGTGGCACGCGCGGGCGGCGGGGTCGGTGGGGGAGGTGGAGGGGTGGGTGGATGAGTGGCGGGGGCAGTGGGCGGGGGAGGAGAACGCGCAGTGGGCGGTGGCGGACGCGGACAGTGACGCGCTGCTGGGGCGGGTCGCGCTGCGGGAGATCGTGCTGGGTGACGGGCTCGCGGAGATGGCGTACTGGACGGTCCCGGCGGCGCGGGGCCGGGGTGTCGCCGCGCGGGCCGCCGCCGTCCTGAGTGACTGGGCCCTGGACGACGTCGGCTTCCACCGGCTGGAACTCCTGCACGCGACGGGCAACCCGGCGTCGTGCGGCGTCGCGCGGAATGCGGGTTTCGCCGCCGAGGGCACCAAGCGGAGTGCGGTCCTGCACGCCGACGGCTGGCACGACATGCACCTGCACGCGCGCGTGAAGGGAGATCCGGTCAGCGCTTGA
- a CDS encoding TetR/AcrR family transcriptional regulator, with amino-acid sequence MTTPGGRRVGRPRAVERAGKGADPRGELLGAAAELFTVKGYAATSTRAVAERAGMRQATMYHYVSGKEELLAELLESTVAPSLACARTLLTEDGRGARERLWELCRADVEVLCGGTYNLGGLYLLPEVRGERFAGFRTARDELKAAYRELVAGATSLEGGELDLRTDLVFGLIEGVILIHRSDPTRPVSEFARATADAALRIAGV; translated from the coding sequence ATGACGACACCGGGTGGACGACGTGTGGGCCGCCCGCGCGCCGTGGAGCGAGCGGGCAAGGGGGCTGACCCCCGGGGGGAGTTGCTGGGAGCCGCGGCCGAACTGTTCACCGTGAAGGGGTACGCGGCCACCAGCACCCGCGCGGTCGCGGAACGCGCCGGCATGCGGCAGGCGACGATGTACCACTACGTGTCCGGCAAGGAGGAGTTGCTGGCCGAACTCCTGGAGTCGACGGTCGCCCCGTCCCTGGCCTGCGCGCGGACACTGCTCACCGAGGACGGCCGGGGCGCGCGCGAGCGCCTGTGGGAGCTGTGCCGGGCGGACGTCGAGGTCCTGTGCGGCGGGACGTACAACCTGGGCGGCCTGTACCTGCTCCCCGAGGTGCGGGGCGAGCGCTTCGCGGGGTTCCGCACGGCACGGGACGAACTCAAGGCCGCCTACCGGGAGTTGGTGGCCGGCGCCACGTCCCTCGAAGGCGGCGAGCTGGACCTGCGCACCGATCTGGTCTTCGGTCTGATCGAGGGCGTCATCCTGATCCACCGCTCCGATCCCACGCGCCCGGTCTCGGAGTTCGCCCGCGCCACCGCCGACGCCGCGCTGCGGATCGCCGGCGTCTGA
- a CDS encoding quaternary amine ABC transporter ATP-binding protein, with protein sequence MSARLEADQLYKVFGRKPDDAVDRLRRGADRDDLRADGAMPAVIDASFTVEPGSIFVVMGLSGSGKSTLLRMLNGLLEPTAGHVRFDGQDLTALGDRELREVRARKVSMVFQHFALFPHRTVLDNAAYGLAVQGVPRPEREQRAAEALKLCGLEGWEASWPDELSGGMQQRVGLARALATDADLLLMDESFSALDPLIRRDMQDQLLTLQQTLKKTIVFITHDLNEAMRLGDRIAVMRDGRIVQNGTAEDILLRPADDYVASFIQDVDRSRVLTASAVMDPDADPDACAGETVTPDTPFTELCAVCARAERPVAVLDDAGTVVGVVSPNRLVGFMAQEGAARA encoded by the coding sequence GTGTCCGCCAGGCTAGAGGCAGACCAGCTCTACAAGGTGTTCGGCAGAAAACCGGACGACGCCGTCGACCGCCTCAGACGGGGCGCCGACCGCGACGACCTGCGCGCGGACGGCGCCATGCCCGCCGTCATCGACGCCTCCTTCACCGTCGAACCCGGCAGCATCTTCGTCGTCATGGGCCTGTCCGGGTCCGGCAAGTCGACGCTGCTGCGCATGCTCAACGGCCTCCTCGAACCGACGGCCGGGCACGTCCGCTTCGACGGCCAGGACCTGACCGCGCTCGGCGACCGCGAGCTGCGGGAGGTGCGTGCGCGGAAGGTCTCCATGGTCTTCCAGCACTTCGCGCTCTTCCCCCACCGCACGGTCCTCGACAACGCGGCCTACGGCCTCGCCGTCCAGGGCGTCCCGCGCCCCGAGCGCGAGCAACGCGCCGCCGAGGCGCTGAAGTTGTGCGGCCTGGAGGGCTGGGAGGCGTCCTGGCCCGACGAGTTGTCCGGCGGCATGCAGCAACGCGTCGGCCTCGCCCGCGCATTGGCCACCGACGCCGACCTGCTCCTGATGGACGAGTCGTTCAGCGCGCTCGACCCGCTGATCCGGCGCGACATGCAGGACCAGCTCCTCACGCTCCAGCAGACCCTGAAGAAGACCATCGTGTTCATCACCCACGACCTCAACGAGGCGATGCGCCTCGGCGACCGCATCGCCGTCATGCGCGACGGCCGCATCGTCCAGAACGGCACCGCCGAGGACATCCTGCTGCGCCCGGCGGACGACTACGTCGCCTCCTTCATCCAGGACGTCGACCGCTCCCGCGTGCTGACCGCCTCTGCCGTCATGGACCCGGACGCCGACCCGGACGCCTGCGCCGGCGAGACCGTGACGCCGGACACCCCGTTCACGGAGCTGTGCGCGGTCTGCGCGCGCGCCGAGCGGCCGGTGGCCGTGCTCGACGACGCGGGGACGGTCGTCGGCGTCGTCTCACCGAACCGGCTCGTCGGGTTCATGGCGCAGGAGGGGGCGGCCCGTGCCTAG
- a CDS encoding pseudouridine synthase — MTRRRSSAPPSPLPQCDGVDAVRVRLPGEGGWGTVGEYLGARLRGAGDGVVEGLFARGRVVGVDGRAVAGDAPFVPGAYVWFHRDLAPEVPVPFGLDVVYRDAHILVADKPHFLATTPRGSHVTQTALARLRRELGVPALSPAHRLDRLTAGLVLFTVRPEERGAYQTLFRDRKVRKVYEAVAPHDPARTFPLTLTSRMEKHRGSLTAVELPGTPNAVTHVTRLAHRGTRALYRLTPETGQTHQLRVHMASLNLPLLGDPLYPEVLPPIPPTDFHRPLQLLARELHFTDPLTGREHHLRSARTLEAWEAYDEWAGRPA; from the coding sequence ATGACTCGTCGACGTTCGTCTGCCCCGCCCTCGCCGCTGCCTCAGTGTGATGGGGTGGATGCGGTGCGGGTGCGGTTGCCGGGGGAAGGGGGATGGGGGACGGTCGGGGAGTATTTGGGGGCGCGGTTGAGGGGGGCCGGGGACGGGGTGGTGGAGGGGTTGTTCGCGCGGGGGAGGGTCGTCGGGGTGGATGGGCGGGCCGTGGCAGGGGACGCGCCGTTCGTGCCGGGGGCGTATGTGTGGTTCCACAGGGATCTCGCGCCCGAGGTTCCTGTGCCGTTCGGGTTGGACGTTGTTTATCGCGACGCGCACATCCTCGTCGCCGACAAGCCGCACTTCCTCGCCACCACGCCCCGCGGCAGCCACGTCACCCAGACCGCGCTGGCGCGGCTGCGGCGGGAGCTGGGTGTGCCGGCGCTCAGTCCCGCGCACCGGCTGGACCGCCTCACCGCGGGCCTCGTGCTGTTCACCGTCCGCCCGGAGGAACGCGGCGCGTACCAGACCCTGTTCAGGGACCGGAAGGTGCGCAAGGTGTACGAGGCGGTGGCCCCCCACGACCCGGCACGCACGTTCCCGCTGACCCTGACGTCGAGGATGGAGAAGCACCGGGGTTCCCTGACCGCCGTGGAACTCCCCGGCACCCCCAACGCCGTCACACACGTCACCAGGCTCGCGCACCGGGGCACGCGGGCCCTGTACCGACTGACCCCGGAGACCGGCCAGACGCACCAACTCCGCGTCCACATGGCCTCGTTGAACCTCCCCCTGCTGGGCGACCCGCTGTACCCGGAGGTCCTGCCCCCGATCCCCCCGACGGACTTCCACCGCCCCCTGCAACTCCTGGCCCGCGAACTCCACTTCACGGACCCGCTCACCGGCCGGGAACACCACCTGCGCAGCGCACGGACGTTGGAGGCGTGGGAGGCGTACGACGAGTGGGCGGGGAGACCGGCATGA
- a CDS encoding 5'-3' exonuclease yields MLLDTASLYFRAYFGVPESVKAPDGTPVNAVRGLLEFIDRLVKDHHPDALVACMDADWRPRWRVDLIPSYKAHRVAEERPEGPDAEEVPDTLSPQVPVIEAVLDALGIARVGVAGYEADDVIGTFTARAKGPVDIVTGDRDLYQLVDDARGVRVLYPLKGVGTLQVTDEAWLREKYGVDGRGYADLALLRGDPSDGLPGVPGIGEKTAAKLLAEFGDLAGIMAAVDDPKAKLTPSQRKRLDESRPYVAVAPTVVRVADDVPLPEVDTALPRGARDPEAVAALGARWGLGGSLGRLLATLGAPGT; encoded by the coding sequence ATGCTCCTCGACACCGCTTCCCTCTACTTCCGCGCCTATTTCGGCGTCCCGGAGTCCGTGAAGGCGCCGGACGGGACGCCCGTGAACGCGGTGCGCGGCCTGCTCGAATTCATCGACCGCCTGGTCAAGGACCACCACCCCGACGCGCTGGTGGCCTGCATGGACGCCGACTGGCGCCCCCGGTGGCGGGTCGACCTGATCCCCTCCTACAAGGCGCACCGCGTCGCCGAGGAGCGCCCCGAGGGCCCGGACGCCGAGGAGGTGCCCGACACGCTCTCCCCGCAGGTGCCGGTGATCGAGGCCGTCCTGGACGCGCTCGGCATCGCGCGCGTGGGTGTCGCCGGGTACGAGGCGGACGACGTGATCGGCACGTTCACCGCGCGCGCGAAGGGCCCGGTGGACATCGTCACCGGCGACCGCGACCTGTACCAGCTCGTGGACGACGCGCGCGGGGTGCGCGTCCTGTACCCGCTGAAGGGCGTCGGCACGCTCCAGGTCACCGACGAGGCGTGGCTGCGCGAGAAGTACGGGGTGGACGGGCGCGGGTACGCGGATCTCGCACTGCTGCGCGGCGACCCGAGCGACGGACTGCCGGGGGTGCCGGGGATCGGGGAGAAGACGGCGGCGAAGCTGCTGGCCGAGTTCGGGGACCTCGCGGGGATCATGGCCGCCGTCGACGACCCGAAGGCGAAGCTGACGCCGTCGCAGCGCAAGCGGCTGGACGAGTCGCGGCCCTACGTGGCGGTGGCGCCGACGGTGGTGCGGGTCGCGGACGACGTGCCGCTGCCGGAGGTCGATACGGCGCTGCCGCGCGGGGCGCGGGACCCGGAGGCGGTCGCGGCGCTGGGGGCGCGGTGGGGGCTCGGCGGGTCGCTGGGTCGGCTGCTGGCGACGCTGGGCGCGCCGGGAACCTGA
- a CDS encoding helix-turn-helix domain-containing protein has protein sequence MGDHKERPLRVGAAVRRRRHALELTLAVVAERSGLSVPFLSQIENDRARPSSESLEKVADALRTTAVELLAAADPACSVDVVRADDADAGVSPQARSLVRGHHQMHATEFTGDHDAGREFQYRNDQLMYVADGAVEIEAEGRAYRLGRGDTLYLTGGVRHRWRATVADTRILVVAVAEHIEAVRGGKQR, from the coding sequence ATGGGCGACCACAAAGAACGGCCCCTGCGCGTGGGGGCGGCCGTACGGCGTCGGCGGCACGCGCTGGAACTGACGCTCGCGGTCGTCGCCGAGCGCAGCGGGCTGTCCGTGCCCTTCCTCAGCCAGATCGAGAACGACCGGGCCCGGCCCAGCAGCGAATCCCTGGAGAAGGTCGCGGACGCGCTGCGGACGACCGCCGTCGAACTGCTCGCCGCGGCGGATCCCGCGTGCAGCGTCGACGTCGTGCGGGCGGACGACGCCGACGCGGGGGTCTCACCGCAGGCCCGCTCGCTCGTGCGGGGGCACCACCAGATGCACGCGACCGAGTTCACCGGCGACCACGACGCCGGGCGCGAATTCCAGTACCGCAACGACCAGTTGATGTACGTCGCCGACGGGGCCGTCGAGATCGAGGCCGAAGGGCGGGCGTACCGGCTCGGGCGGGGCGACACGCTCTACCTCACCGGCGGGGTCCGCCACCGCTGGCGGGCGACCGTCGCGGACACGCGGATCCTCGTCGTCGCCGTCGCCGAGCACATCGAGGCGGTGCGGGGCGGGAAGCAACGCTAG
- a CDS encoding ABC transporter permease/substrate binding protein, translating into MPRLHLGDWVDSGVDWLVTHLAWFFDAVKAVVEGLYDVLDGVLNAPEPLLLAGILAVLAWWLRGLAAGVLSFAGFALIDSLDLWERAMSTLSLVLVATLIALVISVPLGVWAARSKTVSAVIRPVLDLLQTMPSMVLLIPAILFFGMGVPAGVIATLVFALAPGVRMTELGIRQVDAELVEAAEAFGTTPRDTLLRVQLPLALPTIMAGVNQVIMLGLSMVVIAGMVGTGGLGGAVNEAIGQLDIGLGFEAGLGIVVLAIYLDRMTGALGTRLSPLGRRAAAKTRTTAWTYRPRPAVAVSCVTVLAVVAGGLGVFGGNGSPAHASGTDVGRGQRITIGYIPWDEGIASTYLWKEILEERGFRVRTTQYAAGPLYTGLATGQIDFQTDAWLPTTHAEYWKKYGDKLDDLGSWYGPTSLELAVPSYVKDVRTLADLKGRAGEFGGRIVGIEPSAGMMGLLKNKVVGAYGLQEYDVVDGSTPAMLAELKRAYAKKQPIVVTLWSPHWAYSDYDLKKLADPRGAWGEGDHVHTVARSGFAADQPEVGRWLKDFRMTEAQLTSLEARIQRSGKGKEQDAVRAWLKGNPGLVEKWAPTGNTAS; encoded by the coding sequence GTGCCTAGGCTCCACCTCGGCGACTGGGTCGACTCCGGCGTCGACTGGCTCGTCACGCACCTGGCCTGGTTCTTCGACGCCGTCAAAGCGGTGGTCGAGGGGTTGTACGACGTGTTGGACGGCGTGCTGAACGCGCCCGAGCCGCTGCTGCTGGCGGGCATCCTCGCGGTGCTCGCGTGGTGGCTGCGGGGGCTCGCGGCGGGGGTGCTGTCGTTCGCGGGGTTCGCGCTGATCGACTCGCTCGACCTGTGGGAACGGGCGATGTCGACGCTGTCCCTCGTCCTGGTCGCCACCCTGATCGCGCTGGTGATCTCGGTGCCGCTCGGGGTGTGGGCGGCGCGCTCGAAGACGGTCAGCGCGGTGATCCGGCCGGTGCTCGACCTGCTCCAGACGATGCCGTCGATGGTCCTGCTGATCCCGGCGATCCTGTTCTTCGGCATGGGCGTGCCGGCCGGGGTGATCGCCACGCTGGTCTTCGCGCTGGCGCCGGGCGTGCGCATGACCGAGCTGGGCATCCGCCAGGTGGACGCCGAACTCGTCGAGGCCGCCGAGGCGTTCGGGACGACACCGCGCGACACCCTGCTGCGGGTGCAGCTGCCGCTGGCGCTGCCGACGATCATGGCGGGCGTCAACCAGGTCATCATGCTGGGCCTGTCGATGGTCGTCATCGCGGGCATGGTCGGCACCGGCGGGCTCGGCGGCGCCGTCAACGAGGCCATCGGGCAGCTCGACATCGGGCTCGGCTTCGAGGCCGGCCTCGGGATCGTCGTCCTCGCGATCTACCTCGACCGGATGACCGGCGCCCTCGGCACCCGGCTCTCGCCGCTCGGGCGCAGGGCCGCCGCGAAGACGCGGACCACGGCGTGGACGTACCGGCCGCGCCCGGCCGTCGCCGTGTCCTGCGTGACCGTGCTCGCGGTCGTCGCGGGCGGGCTCGGCGTGTTCGGCGGGAACGGCTCACCGGCGCACGCGTCCGGCACGGACGTCGGACGCGGACAGCGGATCACCATCGGCTACATCCCGTGGGACGAGGGCATCGCCTCCACATACCTCTGGAAGGAGATCCTGGAGGAACGCGGCTTCAGGGTGCGGACGACGCAGTACGCGGCGGGCCCCCTCTACACCGGCCTCGCCACCGGCCAGATCGACTTCCAGACCGACGCCTGGCTGCCCACCACCCACGCCGAGTACTGGAAGAAGTACGGCGACAAACTCGACGACCTCGGCTCCTGGTACGGCCCGACCTCCCTGGAACTGGCGGTCCCGTCCTACGTGAAGGACGTCAGGACCCTCGCCGACCTCAAGGGCCGCGCGGGCGAGTTCGGCGGCCGGATCGTGGGCATCGAACCCAGCGCCGGGATGATGGGCCTGCTCAAGAACAAGGTCGTCGGGGCGTACGGGCTCCAGGAGTACGACGTCGTCGACGGCTCGACGCCCGCCATGCTGGCCGAGCTGAAACGGGCGTACGCGAAGAAGCAGCCGATCGTGGTGACGCTGTGGTCGCCGCACTGGGCGTACAGCGACTACGACCTGAAGAAGCTGGCCGACCCGCGCGGGGCCTGGGGCGAGGGCGACCACGTCCACACCGTCGCCCGCAGCGGCTTCGCCGCCGACCAGCCGGAGGTGGGACGCTGGCTGAAGGACTTCCGGATGACCGAAGCACAGCTCACCTCGCTGGAGGCGCGCATCCAGCGGTCCGGCAAGGGCAAGGAACAGGACGCGGTACGCGCCTGGCTCAAGGGGAACCCGGGACTGGTGGAGAAGTGGGCGCCCACCGGGAACACCGCGAGCTAG
- a CDS encoding siderophore-interacting protein — MAERPARTPRKPHSAQVVRTERLTPHMQRVVLGGEGLAGFSADTCTDHYVKMLFAPDGVTYPEPFDLERIRAELPREQWPVTRTYTVRHWDAEHRELTLDFVLHGDEGIAGPWAMRVQPGETVRFMGPGGAYAPAPDADWHLLAGDESALPAIAAALESLPDGAVARVFVEISGPEEEQKIDSDVEVTWLHRGDRPVGEPLTEAVRALEWPAGRVHAFVHGEAHFVKELRRLLRVERQLPREDLSISGYWRLGHNEDGWQASKREWNARIEAEQETPAA; from the coding sequence ATGGCAGAGCGTCCGGCACGCACACCGCGCAAGCCCCATTCCGCGCAGGTCGTCCGCACCGAACGGCTCACCCCGCACATGCAGCGCGTCGTGCTCGGCGGCGAGGGGCTGGCCGGGTTCTCGGCGGACACCTGCACCGACCACTACGTCAAGATGCTGTTCGCCCCCGACGGCGTCACCTACCCCGAACCCTTCGACCTGGAGCGCATCCGCGCGGAACTGCCCCGCGAGCAGTGGCCCGTGACGCGCACCTACACCGTGCGCCACTGGGACGCCGAACACCGGGAGCTGACCCTCGACTTCGTCCTGCACGGCGACGAGGGGATCGCCGGGCCCTGGGCGATGCGCGTCCAGCCCGGCGAGACCGTCCGCTTCATGGGACCCGGCGGCGCCTACGCCCCCGCGCCCGACGCCGACTGGCATCTGCTCGCCGGTGACGAGAGCGCGCTGCCCGCGATCGCCGCCGCCCTGGAGTCGCTGCCCGACGGTGCCGTCGCCCGCGTCTTCGTGGAGATCTCCGGGCCCGAGGAGGAGCAGAAGATCGACTCCGACGTCGAGGTGACCTGGCTGCACCGCGGGGACCGGCCGGTCGGCGAGCCGCTGACCGAGGCGGTGCGCGCGCTGGAGTGGCCCGCGGGCCGGGTGCACGCGTTCGTCCACGGCGAGGCCCACTTCGTCAAGGAACTGCGCCGACTGCTGCGCGTCGAGCGCCAGTTGCCGCGCGAGGACCTGTCCATCTCCGGATACTGGCGGCTCGGCCACAACGAGGACGGCTGGCAGGCGTCCAAGCGGGAGTGGAACGCCCGCATCGAGGCGGAGCAGGAGACGCCGGCGGCCTAG